The Ovis aries strain OAR_USU_Benz2616 breed Rambouillet chromosome 6, ARS-UI_Ramb_v3.0, whole genome shotgun sequence genome includes a window with the following:
- the FGF5 gene encoding fibroblast growth factor 5 isoform 1 precursor (isoform 1 precursor is encoded by transcript variant 1; The RefSeq protein has 1 substitution compared to this genomic sequence), whose protein sequence is MSLSFLLLLFLSHLILSAWAQGEKRLAPKGQPGPAATERNPGGASSRRSSSSTVSSSSSPASSSSAASRGGPGSGLEQSSFQWSPSGRRTGSLYCRVGIGFHLQIYPDGKVNGSHEANMLSILEIFAVSQGIVGIRGVFSNKFLAMSKKGKLHASAKFTDDCKFRERFQENSYNTYASAIHRTEKTGREWYVALNKRGKAKRGCSPRVKPQHVSTHFLPRFKQSEQPELSFTVTVPEKKKPPNPLKPKVPLSAPRRSPNTVKYRLKFRFG, encoded by the exons ATGAGCttgtccttcctcctcctcctcttccttagcCACCTGATCCTCAGCGCCTGGGCTCAAGGGGAGAAGCGCCTCGCACCCAAAGGGCAGCCCGGACCGACTGCCACCGAGAGGAACCCGGGAGGCGCCAGCAGCCGCCGGAGCAGCAGTAGCACCgtgtcttcctcttcttcccctgcctcctcctcctccgcggCTTCTCGGGGCGGCCCAGGAAGCGGCTTGGAGCAGAGCAGCTTCCAGTGGAGCCCCTCGGGGCGCCGGACCGGCAGCCTCTACTGCAGAGTGGGCATCGGTTTCCATCTGCAGATCTACCCGGATGGCAAAGTCAATGGCTCCCACGAAGCCAATATGTTAA gtattttggaaatatttgctGTGTCTCAGGGGATTGTAGGAATACGAGGAGTTTTCAGCAACAAATTTTTAGCGAtgtcaaaaaaaggaaaactccatgCAAGT gccAAATTTACAGATGACTGCAAGTTCAGGGAGCGATTTCAAGAAAACAGCTATAATACCTATGCCTCCGCCATACACAGAACTGAAAAGACGGGGCGGGAGTGGTACGTGGCCCTGAACAAGAGAGGGAAGGCTAAACGGGGCTGCAGCCCCCGGGTTAAACCTCAGCACGTCTCTACCCACTTTCTGCCAAGATTCAAGCAATCGGAGCAGCCAGAACTTTCTTTCACAGTTACTGTTCCCGAAAAGAAAAAACCACCTAATCCCCTCAAGCCAAAGGTTCCCCTTTCCGCACCTCGGAGAAGTCCTAACACGGTGAAATACAGACTCAAGTTTCGCTTTGGTTAA
- the FGF5 gene encoding fibroblast growth factor 5 isoform 2 precursor (isoform 2 precursor is encoded by transcript variant 2; The RefSeq protein has 1 substitution compared to this genomic sequence), producing MSLSFLLLLFLSHLILSAWAQGEKRLAPKGQPGPXATERNPGGASSRRSSSSTVSSSSSPASSSSAASRGGPGSGLEQSSFQWSPSGRRTGSLYCRVGIGFHLQIYPDGKVNGSHEANMLSQIYR from the exons ATGAGCttgtccttcctcctcctcctcttccttagcCACCTGATCCTCAGCGCCTGGGCTCAAGGGGAGAAGCGCCTCGCACCCAAAGGGCAGCCCGGACCGACTGCCACCGAGAGGAACCCGGGAGGCGCCAGCAGCCGCCGGAGCAGCAGTAGCACCgtgtcttcctcttcttcccctgcctcctcctcctccgcggCTTCTCGGGGCGGCCCAGGAAGCGGCTTGGAGCAGAGCAGCTTCCAGTGGAGCCCCTCGGGGCGCCGGACCGGCAGCCTCTACTGCAGAGTGGGCATCGGTTTCCATCTGCAGATCTACCCGGATGGCAAAGTCAATGGCTCCCACGAAGCCAATATGTTAA gccAAATTTACAGATGA